The genomic interval CCGGCCGATCGGCGACTATCTCGCCGGGCACGAGATCAGCGACCCGGAGGTGATCCGGTCCCGGGAGGCGCCGCTGATGCCGGAGGCGGGGATCGCGGTGCTGCGCGGCAGCCTCGCACCGGCCGGCGCGATCATCAAACCCGCCGCCGCCTCCCCGCACCTGCTGCGGCACCGGGGCCGGGCGGTGGTCTTCGACTCGGTCGAGGACCTGCACGCCCGGCTCGACGACCCGGATCTCGACGTCGACGCCGACTCGGTGCTGGTGCTGCGCGGCTGCGGGCCGAAGGGCTATCCGGGGATGCCGGAGGTGGCCAACCTGCCGCTGCCGGAGAAGCTGCTGCGCCAGGGCGTACGCGACATGGTGCGGATCTGCGACGGCCGGATGAGCGGCACCGCGTACGGGACGGTGGTGCTGCACGTGGCGCCGGAGGCGGCCGCCGGTGGGCCGCTCGGCCGGGTACGCACCGGTGACCCGATCGTGCTCGACGTCGAGGCGCGCCGGCTCGACGTGGACATCCCGGCCGCCGAGCTGGCCGCCCGGCCGCCCGCCGAGGCGATGGCGACCGCCTTCGCCCAGCCGGCGCGCGGCTGGGAACGGCTCTACGTCGACACCGTGCTCGGCGCCGACACCGGCGCCGACCTGGCGTTCCTGGTCGGCGGCAGCGGCGACCGGGTGGCCCGCGAGTCGCACTGAGCACCGGCACCCCCGGCGGGATGTTCACCGGGGGTGCCGGGTCGGTGCGGGGGAGACCTCGCTGCCCACCCGCGTCGGGGCCGCCTAGAGTCGCGCGCCGAGCTGCGGGTAGTCGCGCGGGCGCAGGAAGTCCGAGCCGCGGATGTTGCCGTTCGCGTCCCGGGGCCCGGTCAAGGTGCCCGGGTTGGTGCTGACCAGGTCGGCCGCGCTCCAGGAACTCTTGATGTTCCAGGAGTTGCCGGTGGCGGTGGAGGAGCCGAGCGAGACCCCGGCGCCGTTGGCGACGGCGAGGTTCCCGGTCAGCCGGGAGGTGGAGTTGGCGAACTTGAAGCCGCCGTCGCCGTTGCGCCAGGCGCTGTTCCGGTCGACGGTGATGGTGCCGGGGTTGCCGTTGTCGATGAAGCCGCCGACGGCGTTGTCGAAGGCGACGCTGTTCCGGATGGTGTGGTTGGCCGGCGGATCGGGGTCGCCGCCGCCCATCTTGAAGCCGTTGCCGTCGCCGACGTAGTCGGGCAGGTTCCACCGGTTGACCCCGTTGCCCCAGGCGGCCGAGTTCTCTACCAGGATGGGGGAGGTGAACAGCCAGGCGTCGAAGCCGTCGTCGGAGTTGTTCCACAGCCGGGCACCGCGTACGACGTTGCCGCTGCCCGAGCCCTCCTTGATGGCGAGCCCGTCGGCGCTCTCACCGTTCTTGCGCGGGTCGCGGTTGCCGTACGCGTCGAGGTTGAGTACCTGGTTGTTGCTGGACGCGCCCTGGATCTGGAGTCCGGACTCGTAGTTGTCCCGGGTGACGAGCCGGTCGAAGACGTTGTTGTTGCAGTCCCGGCAGAAGATCGCGTACGGCCCGTGGATGATCTCCAGTCCCCGGATCCGCCAGTGGTCGGCCTCGATGTGCAGCACCCCGCGCTCCAGGTTGGGGATGCTGCCGCCGACCGGTGCCGGGGTGTGCGGCAGGTTCTCCCCGTCCAGCACCACCCGTTCGCCGTTGTGGTTGCTGATCGTGTACGGGCTGGCCGAGGTGCCGTCCTTCATGATCCGTACGTTGCTGCCGAACTGGTAGGTGCCGCCCCGCAGCGCGATGGTGGTGCCCGGGGTGGCCAGCTCGACCGCCCGGCCCAGTGTCGCCAGTGGCGCGCTCAGGGTGCCCGGGTTGGCGTCGTTGCCGTTCGTCGCCACGATCAGCGTCGACGCCGCGGCTTGCGCCGGGACGGTGGGGCCGAGACTGGTGCCCGAGGCGGCGGCGACGCTGGCGGCCAGCGCCGCCGTCAGTGCCGTTCGGTGCAGTCGTCGAGACATCGAGAAACTCCCTGGTGGTCGACGGGGCGGGCGGGTCCGCGAACGTGCGGCGCGGACCCGCCCGGTGCGGCCCGGGTGTTACCGGTAGGTGAGGTCGGACGAGGAGTAGATGCAGTTGGTGCCGTCGGCGCCGGTGCCGACCTGGGTGGGTTCGTCACCGTCGTCGTTGCCGTTGTACTTGCGGCAGATCACCATCGACCGGCCGGAGTCGTTGACGATGGTGATCCCGCTGAACCGGGCGGTGTCGCCGTAGTTCACGTTGATCCCGGCGACGGTGTTGCCGGGCCGGGTCAGCGTGACGTTGCGGATCACGACGTTGCGCTGGTGCTGGGTCGAGCAGTTGCCGCAGGAGCGGTAGAAGGTGCCGAAGTTGTTGGCCTGGAAGTTCTGGATGGTCAGCGTGCCGGGCCCGTTGTGCTGGAAGACCTTGTCGCTGGCGCTGCGTGCGCCGCCGCCGTCGACCAGGAAGCTCGGCGAACCGCTGCCCCGGAAGGTGGCGGCGTCCTCGCCGACGTCCTCCCACCAGACGTTGCGCAGGGTGCACGGGCCGGAACAGTGCACGCCGTCCCCGGCCGGGGCGCCGATGATGACGTTCTGCAGGGTGGCGCCGGAGGCGAGGCTGAACATCGGGTCCTGGTCCTCTTCCTGACCGCCGTCGCCGATGCAGCAGTACCGGCGCATCCCGCCGTCGAGGGTGCCGGAGACCGAGATGGTGCCGTTGACCCCGACCTGCCCGGTCGGGGTGGGCCAGCCACCCGTCGGCGGGGGGTTCGTCGGGGGCGTACCCCCGCCGCTGACGGTGGTCAGCCGCCACTGCTGGTTGGTGCCGTTCAGGTCGGCGAACTGGGCGATCGGGGCGCCGTCGGCGGTCGACCACTCCCAGACGTCCAGCGCCTTGCCGCTGTGCCGGTTGATGAACCGGACGTGGCCGCCGTCGGAGTCGGCCAGCCGGAAGTGCTGCCGGGTGTTGTTGTTGTCGGTCATCTGGACCAGCCGGGTGCCGTCGTCGGCGTTGGGCAGTTCCAGCACCTTGCCGCTGTGCACCGAGCGGATCCGGTAGTAGCCGCTGCCGGCGTCGACGAACCGCCATTGCTGGACGGCCAGGTCGTTGCGGGCGAACTGGACGATCGGCGCACCGTCGTTGGTGGCCCAGTCGTAGACGTCCAGCGCCTTGCCGCTGTGCCGGGACGTGATCACGTAGGTGGCGTTGGTGTCGACGGTCGCGGCCGAGGCGGTACCGACGTCGACGACGCCGATCGTCGCCACCGCGGCGAGGGTGGTCGCGCCGGCCAGGACTGCCGCCCGCCAGCGTCTGGCGGGCCGGGCGATACCGGCCGCCGCCATGGACTGCGTCATATCGGAGGACCTCCGGGAGCGTGGGTGGTGGTCGGGGGACTAGGAACGCGCTTTCCTGCCGAGGTCGGAATCCTGTCGATCGATCAACCTCCAGTGCTGGTCGTGCGGCCGGGAGTCGTACGCCGGCTCGCCCGGGTGTCGGACCTGCTCCCCGGGCCGTCGCGCCGTTCGTCGCGGACCCCGGGACCCACCGGTCCGAGTGGTTGCCCTGTCGCCGCCGCCGGAGCGCGCGCTGCGCCACGGCGGGGGCGGGCGGGGCCACTGTAGATCTGACACTGACAGCAGTCAATGCCCTCCGCAATTCGCGAGGAGTTTGTTTCATCGGTTGACGTAAACGGAAATCCGGTCGTAACCTTTCCGGCAAGATCGGACCCGCCGGCCCGCTTCCGCCGCTGCACAGTGCTCCGACGCCACCGATCCGGCCCAGGACCGTCGCGACCGACCCGCCGCCGCAGCCGGTGTGGCGCGGCCCGCCCTGGTGCGCCCGCACCGGCCGGCAACCCGCACCGGTGGCCGCCGGCAACTCCTGAAGGGACTGGGACTCCGTGACTGACGCAACGGCAAGAGTCGCCCGTACGCCGATGAGCCGCCGGGCCGTGCTGAGGACCGCCGGGCTCACCGGTCTCGGCCTCGGTCTCGGCACCTCGGCCTGCGGCCGGGGCTTCGGCGGCGGTGACGACGCCGAGGGCGGCACCGTCGCGCTCAACATGGTCTGGTGGGGCGACGCCAAGCGGGCCGAGAAGACCCAGGCCGCGCTGGAGATCTTCCAGCGGAAGAACCCCGGCGTCACCGTGCGGACCGAATACCAGGACAGCGGGCCGTACAAGGACAAACTGGCCACCCGGTTCGCCGCCGGGAACGCGCCGGACGTGATGGCGATGCGGATGGACAGCCTGCGCGAGTACGCCGACCGGGGCGCCCTGCTCGACCTCGGGCAGCACGCCGACGCGCTGGACTTGACCGGGCTGAGCGAGAACGCCCGGGCACTGGCCACGGTCGGCGACAGGACCTACGGGGTACCGGCCGGGCTCAACGCGATCGGCTTCGTCGTCAACCGGACGCTGACCGAGAAGTACAACGTCGCGGTGCCGGACGGCAACACCTGGAACTGGCCCGACCTGGCGAGGTTCGCCCGGGAGGTGACCAGGGCGAGCGGCGGCAGGGTCTACGGCACGAACTTCGAGGCGTACACCCTGGCCAACATCATCGTCTTCACCCGGCAGCGGGGCGAGGACTTCTACACCGCCGACGGCGGGCTCGGGGTCAGCGAGGCGACCGTCGCCGACTGGTTCGGGATCGTCGAGTCGATGCGCGCCGAGGGCGGCTTCCCGCCGGCCGGGTTCATCGAGAAGATCGGTGCCTCCGCCGAGCAGTCCTACCTGGCCAAGGGCTCCATCGCCTCGCAGATCATCCCGACCAACAACCTGCTGGCCTTCAACGCGGCCGCCGGGGGCAACCTGGCGCTGCTGCGCATCCCCGGCGAGACCCAGAGTGTCCGTCGTGGCCAGTCCGTCGACTGCCCGCACCTCTGGTCGATCGCCGCCGCCTCCAAGCACCGTGCCGAGGCGTTGCGGCTGCTCGACTTCCTGGTCAACGACGTCGAGGCGTCGAAGGCCACCGGCACCACCCGGGGCGTACCGGCGAACTCGACGGTGGCCGAGGAGATCAAGCCGACCCTGAGCCGGGACGACCAGGCCGCCACCGAGTACCTCGGCGGGTTGCAGCGGGAGCGGTTGCCCCGCTCGTACACCTATCCACCCGGCTCGTCGAAGATCGCCGCCACCCTGGAGTCGATCGCCGCCGAGGTCGAGTTCAAACGGCAGACCCCGCAGCAGGCGGCGAAGGCGTTCGTCGAGGCCGGCCGGAAGGCGCTCGGCAGGTGAGGGCACCCTCCGGGCCGGGGGACGGCGGCCGGCCGTGAGCACGACGACCGGAGCGCCGGCCGGCGCCGTGGTCCGGCTCGATCCGGGTACGCCGCCGCCGGCCCGCCGGGCCCGGCCGCGTCGGGACCGGGCCGGCTATCTCTTCCTGCTGCCCTGGTTCCTCGGGATGCTCTTCACGATCATCCCGTTCTTCGCCTCGCTCTACCTGGCGTTCACCGACTACAACCTGCTCAACGCGCCCCGCTGGATCGGCGCGGAGAACTTCACCGAGATGCTGCACGACCCGCTGCTGCGCCAGTCGCTGAAGGTCACCTTCGTCTACACCTTCGTCTCGGTGCCGCTCTCCCTGGTCGTGGCGCTCGGGGTGGC from Plantactinospora sp. BC1 carries:
- a CDS encoding right-handed parallel beta-helix repeat-containing protein produces the protein MSRRLHRTALTAALAASVAAASGTSLGPTVPAQAAASTLIVATNGNDANPGTLSAPLATLGRAVELATPGTTIALRGGTYQFGSNVRIMKDGTSASPYTISNHNGERVVLDGENLPHTPAPVGGSIPNLERGVLHIEADHWRIRGLEIIHGPYAIFCRDCNNNVFDRLVTRDNYESGLQIQGASSNNQVLNLDAYGNRDPRKNGESADGLAIKEGSGSGNVVRGARLWNNSDDGFDAWLFTSPILVENSAAWGNGVNRWNLPDYVGDGNGFKMGGGDPDPPANHTIRNSVAFDNAVGGFIDNGNPGTITVDRNSAWRNGDGGFKFANSTSRLTGNLAVANGAGVSLGSSTATGNSWNIKSSWSAADLVSTNPGTLTGPRDANGNIRGSDFLRPRDYPQLGARL
- a CDS encoding pectate lyase → MTQSMAAAGIARPARRWRAAVLAGATTLAAVATIGVVDVGTASAATVDTNATYVITSRHSGKALDVYDWATNDGAPIVQFARNDLAVQQWRFVDAGSGYYRIRSVHSGKVLELPNADDGTRLVQMTDNNNTRQHFRLADSDGGHVRFINRHSGKALDVWEWSTADGAPIAQFADLNGTNQQWRLTTVSGGGTPPTNPPPTGGWPTPTGQVGVNGTISVSGTLDGGMRRYCCIGDGGQEEDQDPMFSLASGATLQNVIIGAPAGDGVHCSGPCTLRNVWWEDVGEDAATFRGSGSPSFLVDGGGARSASDKVFQHNGPGTLTIQNFQANNFGTFYRSCGNCSTQHQRNVVIRNVTLTRPGNTVAGINVNYGDTARFSGITIVNDSGRSMVICRKYNGNDDGDEPTQVGTGADGTNCIYSSSDLTYR
- a CDS encoding ABC transporter substrate-binding protein codes for the protein MSRRAVLRTAGLTGLGLGLGTSACGRGFGGGDDAEGGTVALNMVWWGDAKRAEKTQAALEIFQRKNPGVTVRTEYQDSGPYKDKLATRFAAGNAPDVMAMRMDSLREYADRGALLDLGQHADALDLTGLSENARALATVGDRTYGVPAGLNAIGFVVNRTLTEKYNVAVPDGNTWNWPDLARFAREVTRASGGRVYGTNFEAYTLANIIVFTRQRGEDFYTADGGLGVSEATVADWFGIVESMRAEGGFPPAGFIEKIGASAEQSYLAKGSIASQIIPTNNLLAFNAAAGGNLALLRIPGETQSVRRGQSVDCPHLWSIAAASKHRAEALRLLDFLVNDVEASKATGTTRGVPANSTVAEEIKPTLSRDDQAATEYLGGLQRERLPRSYTYPPGSSKIAATLESIAAEVEFKRQTPQQAAKAFVEAGRKALGR